The Blautia pseudococcoides genome segment CCGCGGGGAAAGAGAAGTGAACCTTCCCTACTGTGGGGAATACAGGGAAGGTGATCAGATCGTAGCGGAGGTTGCTGAGACACCTGCATTCTATTGGCTGTCCCTGGATGACGGAAGAGGCCATTCCCTGGTCTATCTGACAGGAAATATATGGTACAAGATTCCTTTTGGGGAAAAGCGGGTCAATATGTCACCCAAGACATTTTTCGGAAGCAGGCATTTGATCCACATCCGAAAAGCTTATTCTTTTGAATATGAGGCATACCGGAACCTGGCGCTGAATGTGAATGACTGTCATGGGGAGACAAACTGTTACCCACACGTATCAGCCAATGTGGAGACAAGAGGAGAGTCTGTCTTTGCAGCCATGAATGCTGTTGACGGTATCACTGCGGCGGCCTGCCACGGGGAGTGGCCTTATGAATCCTGGGGTATCAACCAGCGGGCAGATGCAGCCATGAAGCTGGAATTTGGACGGACGGTGGAGGCTGACCGGATTGTCCTTTATACGAGAGCGGATTACCCTCATGACAACTGGTGGAAAAAGGCGACTGTCACATTTTCGGACGGCAGCGCTATGGAACTGGAATTGAAAAAGACTGGGGACGCCCAGGAATTTATATTTGAGAAGAAAAAGATAGAATGGCTTCAGATTGGAGAACTGATAAAATCAGAGGAACCGTCCCCCTTTCCGGCGCTTGTGCAGCTGGAAGTGTATGGGACGGAAGCCTAATGGGAATCCCCGCCGGTTTTTGCCGGCGGGGATTTATGAGATATGCGTGTTGTTCTGGGTAGATATTTCCCTGACCATAAGAGATATTTCCTCTCTTTTTTTACAAAAAAGATCATCATGGGGATTTACTGCCAGCACATAATTTATTTTTCCCAGCAGATACTGCAGATATCTTTTAACATCCGGCTCATCCTCCCTCATCCAGGCAGGATTCCCCATCTTGTTCAAATGTGAGCTTACTCCGTACTTTTGACAATAATAAATCTCTGCGCGGAGCTGGTTTCTGTATTCTCTGCTCACCTGCATTTTTTCATTTACTACAAGTCCTGTCACGGTCTGTCTATGGGACTGAAACTGGATTCTTGTCTTTTTTCTATTTAATTCAAATCCCAGTACATGCAAAAAATTCCGGACTTTCTGCTTTACTTCCTTTTGATCAAAAGTACCGGAAAAGGTTAGGTCATCGCAGTATCTGGTATATTGGATCTGCCGTTCTCCACACCAGGCCCCCATATATTCATCGAAAGAACGCATAGCCAGATTGGAGATTGCCGGGGAACTGGGGGCTCCCTGCGACAGACGGTCATTCCGGCAGCACAGGGAAGTCAAAAGCATCCGGATGGAAGGCGGATAGTAGATCGCCGGAAATGCATACTGATATACCATCTGAAAGGTAATACAGTCAAAAAAATCCTTGATATCCAGTTTCATCACCATTTCAGCACCAACATGGGGCCGGGCATTTTCCAGGATGGAAGCTTTCTTTCTATATGCAGTTGCATATTGGGAGACGGAACGCTCGCATAATACATTTTTTACAATATTCCGCTGTATTGTCCGCAGCAGTGTGCCGGGTACCGATAACTTTCTCATCCCGCCGTTCTTTTTTTGTATAACTGCAGTATGGTAATGTTCTTCTGTGTGATTGCTGACTGCATAAAGACATGCCAGATATTTCTCATCACTGACGCCTGTGCCTTCCAGCAAATGAAAGGAGCGCAGTACATCTTCTGCTTCCTTTGCCTCACAATATTTCCATAAATCATTGCCTGCCATTTAACCACATCCCGGATATGAATTTTGCGGGAACAATACAAGAAGGTGATTCTGGAGAATGCGCAGATGTACATAGGCCGACGGCCGTACAGCACACGCAGTGTGCAGAAGTACCTCGGAGCGTTCGGAAGTCTAATGTCTCCCTGTTTATGATCAGGCGGCGACTCGCCGCCCCACCGGTTCCGTACACCAAAGCGTAAATATACCGGATATGCTATTGGTCCCGCAGTCTTATCATAACATAGGGGTGTCGGAATTGACAACTGTTATAGATCAACTCATGCCTTCTACTATATTGCAGCCCTTTACGCAGATAGCGGCCACTGAATATGAAAACAACCTGGCATCCGTATATGATAAGTCACGTGCCAGGTCAGCATATGACCAGAGGATGAGCGCGGAAGAAGTGATAGCACAGATCCAGGGGAGGTGACCGGAGATATAATACGCCGGGGCGGCTTATGTAGTGGCTGTCCCAGCGTTTTTTATATTATTTCCCCATCTTCTTCACATAAGCCGAGGGCGTAAGCCCTGTACACTTTTTGAAAATCTTACTGAAGTAATAAGGCGTATTCCCGCAACCTACAAGCTGGGCCACGTTTTGGATCTGCTCCGTATCCCGGGCAGCCAGAATCTCTTTTGCCTTCTGCACTCTTAATTTCATAAGAAATCCCGAAAACTTTTCCCCTGTCTCCTTTGTAAAACAGCGGCTTACATAGTTCACATTCATATACAGATAATTTTCAGAGATCCATTTCAGCGTCAGATCCGGGTTGGAGTAGTGTTCATAAATGTAGTCGATCAGCCGCGAGATAAAAGGGCTGTACTGTTTGGTGTTAAAAGACTGCACTTCAGAAAGCTTATTCATATAATCCAGCACGGACTCTGCAATACGGCCTGTATCCTCCTCTTTGTGGAGCTGGTACAAAAAATCCGTGATTTCCGGCAGTGTGTGGGAGGGGAGCTGTGTCCCCAAAGAGATAATTATATTATCCGATAACTGGAGCAGAAAATCCTTATTGGAAATAGCATAGAGTATTTTTTTCAGCTCCATTACAATCTCCTCCCTGCCCTCTGCATTTTTATCCGCAAGCACAGGCACCAGCCGGTTTACACGGTCTACAATCTGCCCATAGTTAAAATTGGGGACTGCATCTGTGCCGTCTATAAAATAAAGAATATCGTACCGTTTCAGTTTTTGGATCAGCATAGTGAGCAGAGTCTTCAGATCCGCATATCTCATACGGCTGTACTCCACAGACACCGTCTGTCCGGGGAAATCCAGGCCCTTGAAAAAGCTGTCAAGCTGCACATAGGAGGTCTCAAAATTAGGGAAGAAGACCAGAAGGACATTTTGAATATAGACAGCATAACGTTCCACATCCGGCATATTTTCCCGGCAGTAGTCATCAAACCGTTCCAGGCATCCTGCCAGATTTTTCTCCTCCAGATAATAGACGCTGCAGAACTGATAAGGCACATCCGTCAGGTTAATATAATGTTCGTACAAGTCAAAAAAGGTATTTGTCACCTGTGCACAGGAGATTCCCTCCCGTATGATATTCCGGATCAGGGTTTTGTGCAGATTATGGAAAGCCCGGCTGTCCTGCTCCGGTTTCATATCCCTTGCAAAAGCGATTTTATAGTAATCCTTAGTCACTTCCTGAATGCAGTCAATGATCTGGATCTCTGTGCAGGGCTTCAGCAGATAATGCTGGACGCCGCATTTCATAGCTCTCTTGGCATACTCAAATTCCCCGTATCCGGAGAGGATCACAAACTGGGTGCACAAATCCGTGCGGTTGATCCTCTCGATCAATTCCAGGCCTGAAATGCCGGGCATCCTAATATCTGTTATCACAATATCCGGGCATTCATCCAGAATGGTGTGATAGGCTTCCACCCCGTCTGTACAGGTTCCCACCAGTTGAATATTATAGGCTTTCCAGTCAATAATGTTGGCAATGGCCTGGCAGATCATTTCCTCGTC includes the following:
- a CDS encoding response regulator transcription factor; protein product: MLKLLIVDDEEMICQAIANIIDWKAYNIQLVGTCTDGVEAYHTILDECPDIVITDIRMPGISGLELIERINRTDLCTQFVILSGYGEFEYAKRAMKCGVQHYLLKPCTEIQIIDCIQEVTKDYYKIAFARDMKPEQDSRAFHNLHKTLIRNIIREGISCAQVTNTFFDLYEHYINLTDVPYQFCSVYYLEEKNLAGCLERFDDYCRENMPDVERYAVYIQNVLLVFFPNFETSYVQLDSFFKGLDFPGQTVSVEYSRMRYADLKTLLTMLIQKLKRYDILYFIDGTDAVPNFNYGQIVDRVNRLVPVLADKNAEGREEIVMELKKILYAISNKDFLLQLSDNIIISLGTQLPSHTLPEITDFLYQLHKEEDTGRIAESVLDYMNKLSEVQSFNTKQYSPFISRLIDYIYEHYSNPDLTLKWISENYLYMNVNYVSRCFTKETGEKFSGFLMKLRVQKAKEILAARDTEQIQNVAQLVGCGNTPYYFSKIFKKCTGLTPSAYVKKMGK
- a CDS encoding reverse transcriptase family protein; translation: MAGNDLWKYCEAKEAEDVLRSFHLLEGTGVSDEKYLACLYAVSNHTEEHYHTAVIQKKNGGMRKLSVPGTLLRTIQRNIVKNVLCERSVSQYATAYRKKASILENARPHVGAEMVMKLDIKDFFDCITFQMVYQYAFPAIYYPPSIRMLLTSLCCRNDRLSQGAPSSPAISNLAMRSFDEYMGAWCGERQIQYTRYCDDLTFSGTFDQKEVKQKVRNFLHVLGFELNRKKTRIQFQSHRQTVTGLVVNEKMQVSREYRNQLRAEIYYCQKYGVSSHLNKMGNPAWMREDEPDVKRYLQYLLGKINYVLAVNPHDDLFCKKREEISLMVREISTQNNTHIS
- a CDS encoding DUF7402 domain-containing protein, with protein sequence MSISLKVQDKNGFTLAVARGEREVNLPYCGEYREGDQIVAEVAETPAFYWLSLDDGRGHSLVYLTGNIWYKIPFGEKRVNMSPKTFFGSRHLIHIRKAYSFEYEAYRNLALNVNDCHGETNCYPHVSANVETRGESVFAAMNAVDGITAAACHGEWPYESWGINQRADAAMKLEFGRTVEADRIVLYTRADYPHDNWWKKATVTFSDGSAMELELKKTGDAQEFIFEKKKIEWLQIGELIKSEEPSPFPALVQLEVYGTEA